A stretch of DNA from Roseovarius sp. W115:
GGGCGCGCGGGGCCAATTCGGGCCTGCAGGATGCGGATAATCTGGGTTGGAAGCTGGCATCCGTGGTGCAAGGCGACGCGCCGGAAACCCTGCTCGACAGCTACATAGCGGAGCGTGTGCAGGCCGCGGATGAGAACATCCTCAATTCCACACGCTCGACCGATTTCATCACGCCCAAATCCGAGATGAGCCGCATCTTCCGCGATGCCGTGCTGAACCTCGCAAAAGAGCACGCTTTCGCCCGGCCTTTTGTGAATTCCGGCCGCCTGTCCCAACCCAGCACCTATGACGCCTCACCGCTCAACACATCGGATGCTCTGCCGACAGGTCCGACTCAAACCCGCCCAGGCGCCCCCTGCCCGGATGCACGCCTGACGGATGGCTATTTTTTAGACAGCTTAAAAGGGGACTTCTGCCTTCTGGCTTTGAACACAACCGCACCTGAAGGCACCGGCCTGACCATCCTGTCGCCCGAGATTACCCGCGATCTCCGCACCCGCTATCTGGAAGAGGCCGCCTCAGCTCTCTACCTCATCCGCCCAGATCAACACATCGCCGCCCGCTGGCCCTGCGCCACGGCAGAGCATGTGACCCAAGCCCTCACCCGCGCCAAAGGACACGCCCTATGAGCACGCTCATCACAACGCCTAACCTTAAGAATGCCGATGACATCTACGCCATGCTGCTGGCCGCCCATGAAGACCTCAGCCTGGAAGACAGCACCGCCCTAAACGCTCGGCTGGTGCTTTTACTTGTCAATCATATTGGAGATGCGGGAGTGATCGAGGAAGCGTTGGAGATTGCAAAACAGGGGTGAGCAGTCAGGGTCGAATGACTGCTCTGAGCCCATAAAGCGCGCACCACGACGCTAATGCTGATATGCCCGCTCTGGTTTCAACTATTTGTGATCTGTTCACTGCTTACTCCCGTACTGACCAGTATGGACCAGCGCAAACCTGCAGAACTACTCAATAACTGAAAAGGAAATACTATGAATCGTCGTGGCCTTATAAAATCGTTTGCAGCTGTTGGACTGGTATCGGCAGTTGGAGCATGTGCGCAAACTGAAACCGGGGACGATATTGTAGATATCGCAGCATCCAACCCAGATTTCTCAACTCTTGTAGCTGCTTTGCAGGCTGCGGATCTGGTAGAAACGCTTAAAGGGCCAGGACCATTCACAGTATTTGCCCCGACAAATGCAGCATTTGACGCGCTGCCAGCCGGCACTGTTGAAACCCTTCTTCTGCCAGAAAACAAAGATCAACTGGTCAATATCCTGACCTACCATGTTGTTCCTGGTGCAATAACATCAGACCAAGTGATTGGGCAGAAACTGGACGTTGCGACAGTACAAGGCGATACAGTGCGTGTGAACGGCACGGGTGGCAAGTACGGTGCTGCTGTGCGTGTAAACGATGCCAATGTCACATCAGCAGACATCATCGCAACCAACGGTGTTATTCACGTAATTGACAAGGTGCTCTTGCCGTAAATTCCCTTCAAGAGGCAAGCGAGAAGCCCGGCTGGCATCGTCCGGTCGGGCTCATTATTATAGAAACCGCAATGACCCCGGTACTGACGTCGGCCCCAATTCTTCAAAGTCGACGTCTTCCGCATCACCGCCACCACTTTCCCCCTCACTCCACCACCTGATGCACTTCGATCACGTTGCCATCCGGGTCGTAAAAATAAATCTGGTGCCAACCTTTGACGGCGCTTTCACCCCAATCGGAATAAGCCACGCCCTGTGCCTCCAAATGCGCCTTGAACGCCTCAAGATCATCGCAGCGGTAGGCGATATGCCCATGGCTCACCGGATTGACGATCTGGCCTGTGCGGAACCCAGCCTCCACATCCTTGCGTGCCACATGCAAATGCACATGCCCATCCTCCAGAAAGGCCACATCCCCGGTGTAGACATCTTCGTCATTCTTCAACGCCGGAAGATCGCTTTCGGCGCGGTCAAGCTGCATCACATCGCGATAAAAGGCGTCCATCGCCTCAACCTTTTCGGTGCTTAGATTGATGTGGTGCAACGTCAGTTTCATGCGGTCCTCCTGACCTGGTGCTGGACCTTCACTCAACACCACGCTTAACTGCGGCACAAGCCCTGCTGGAGATTGCAAATGCCCGCACCAGAAAACCCCTTCAAGAAAGCCCTCGCAGCCGGTGACATGCTCTATGGCTGCTGGGCCGGGTTCGCCGACGCCTACGCAACTGAAATCCTGGGCACCGCTGGGTTCGACTGGCTGGTTCTGGATGGCGAGCATGCGCCAAATGACGTGCGGTCTTTGTCTGTGCAAATTCAGGCCTTGCAAGGCTCGGCAAGTCACCCGGTGGTCCGTGTGCCCATTGGCGAGGACTGGATCATCAAACAGGTGCTGGATGCCGGGGCGCAGTCGCTTCTGGTGCCCATGGTTGACACAGCAGAGCAGACACAAGCGCTGGTCAAAGCCATGCGCTACCCGCCCGAAGGTGTCCGTGGGTCCGGTGCGGCTCTGGCCCGTGCCTCAGGCTTTGGCGCGATCCCGGATTACATCACAACCGCCAATGATCAGATGTGCCTCATTGTGCAAATCGAAAGCCGCGCGGCGCTCGAAAACCTCGATGCCATTTGCGCCATCGACGGCGTTGATGCCGCCTTCATAGGGCCGTCCGATCTGGCCAATGACATGGGCTACCGCGGCGACGCCACCCAGCCAGAGGTGATGGACGCCATGCAAGACGCGCTCGCCCGGATCAAAGCCTCTGGCAAAGCGCCCGGCATTCTGGCGGTCGATCAAGACACAGCTTTGATGTATCGCGACTGGGGCGGGCAGATGCTTGCGGTGGGCATTGACGTTCTACTCTTTGCGCAATCTGCCCGCGCTTTGGCGGCAAAGTGGCGTGATGGCTGAGCATCTTCTGATTGACCTTGGGGGCACGCATTGCCGCGTCGGTTTGGCTCTCCAAAACAAGCTTGATCCTGAAACTGTTCAACGCTTTGCAATTGATCCGTTTGAAGACCTGTCGCAGCTGCTGCAAACCTATCTGGCAGACAAACCACGGGGCCGCATCCACGCCATATGTGCTGGCGTGGCCGGACCTGTTCGCGATGGCTCTGCGCAGCTCACCAATCATAACTGGTTTATCGATGCCACCACCTTGCAACGCAGCACAGGCATTCCCGACATTCACCTACTCAATGATCTACAGGCCCAGGCTTATGCTTTGGATGATCTGCATGAAGACGCTCTGCAAACTCTGGTCAAAGGAATGCCCGAGCCGGGCGGTCCGCGTCTGGTATTGGGTCTCGGAACAGGCTGCAACATCGCAGTGGCGCATCAACAAAAGGACAGGGTGTTTGTCCCCGCCTCCGAGAGCGGGCACACCACCTTGCCAGACGCGCCCGGCTTCCGCCCGCTCTTTGATGCCTTGTACAAACAAGCCGGGCATTTGCCGATAGAAGCGGCACTTTCGGGTTCCGGTCTCACGCGCATCCACGCCTTTTTTAGCGGCGAGACATTGACGCCAAGTCAGATCATCGCGGCTCAGCCGCGCAAGACACTCCAGTGTTTTGTGTCTTTGCTCGGCCTTGTCGCAAGCAACCTTTGTTTGTCGCATATGGCCACAGGCGGCCTCTACCTCATCGGCGGAACCGCACGCGCCATTGCACCGTTTCTCAAGCCGATGGGGTTCACCGACACATTTCATCCGCGTGGACCTTACACAGATATCCTGAAACGCATCCCGGTGACGGTGATCCATGACGACAACGCCGCGCTCTTGGGGTGCGCGCGCTATCTGTCACAAAAGGAATAGGGAGCCTAAAGGGCTTCGCCTTTAGCCTGATACCTCAGCAAGAGGCGAAACGCGTGCAACGATTGCGTGTCACGCGGCGTTTCGCGATCATCTACGTCACAGGTTCATCGCGAAACGCTTTCGGGTTTTTAAGTCTACCAACGTGTTGACCGGATTAACCAGTTAATCTGCCCGAGCGTCCAAACCTGACTGGGGAAAGAACGCGCATCGCGGCTGCCGTTTCTTGACGGCATTGTCATCGGGGTGTCTCAATACCTCGATGATTGAGACTGGTTTCTTGCAAGAAACCAGAGTGGAGTTTTGCAAAACTCCACCACGCCCAAAGCCCGTTTTCTTTCAAGGTGTCCGGAGCGCCAATACGTTAAAGCGTTCCGCGATCATCTGCGTCTCATGTTCATCGCGAAACGCCTTAGCACGCTATCCTGTGCTCAGTGCCAAGACCCGGCTGATTTCGGTCAATGACCGACCAGATTGATCCATCCACGCGTTGAACGCCGCCTGCACCGCTTTCATCGACGATTTGGATCCCGGCGCTTTGTCCACTACACCCTCTGCAATCAAACGCGCCACAACATCCTTTGACAGGATATAACTGTCCCGCCCCAGCATCCGCATGGAATAAGCGCCTGTCATCCCACCTAACCGGGAGCCACGCTTTTTCAGCATCTCAAGCAGGTCTGCAAAGGCATCAGTCGGCCAGCCACCCAGGACGTGACCCACACCGCCCTCCTCACGCAGTTCAAGCAGAAACGCCGCATTGTCCCGCACTGACTGAATTTTGGCGCCATGCCTAACGATCCGCGTGTCCTGCAACAGATTGTCAAACATCCCGTCATCCATGAAGGCGCAGCGGCCGAGGTCAAAGCCGTGAAACGCTTCTTCAAACCCAGGCCACTTCTTTTCAATCACGGTCCAGTTGAGCCCGGTGGCAAAAATGTACTTTGACATCTCCGCCAGCCAGCGGTCCTCAGGAATCTTGGCAAGCTCTTCTGGAGTCTTCGGCTTACCAAGCATTGCGTCCAGCGCATCCGTTCCGCCGTGCCGTTCGGCACTGATGTCAAATATCTCTTGAAAACTCCGCATCGCATGCTCCTTTCGCGCGCGTATAGCAGTCTACCCCTGACAGTTTCCTGCAGGAAGCCGCTTTTCCAGAGCGCTTGGCTCTGCCATACTGCGCACAATCAACAAATAAAGAGCAGACCGATGGCCGACGATCTTTTGACAGCCCCTGGGTCGGGGGACTACGACGCCTCCTCCATTCAAGTCCTGGAGGACATGGAGCATGTGCGCCTGCGTCCTGGCATGTATATCGGCGGCAAGGATGACCGTGCGCTGCACCACATGGTCGCTGAAATCATCGACAACTCCATGGACGAGGCCGTGGCCGGCCACGCCACATGGATCGAAGTCGAACTGCACGAGAACGGCCATGTCTCGGTGCGCGACAACGGCCGCGGCATTCCCACTGATCCACACCCCAAGGATCCATCCAAAACCGCGCTCGAAATCATCTTTTGCACCCTGAACGCAGGCGGCAAATTCTCTGGCGACAGCTATCAAACCTCTGGCGGTCTGCACGGTGTGGGCTCATCGGTGGTCAACGCGCTCTCGGATCACCTGCGCGTCGAAGTGGCCCGCAACAAGGAACTCTTCGCGATGGAGTTTTCCCGTGGCCTGCCACAAGGCCCTTTGGAAAAAGTCGGCGCAGCCCCCAACCGGCGCGGCACTGCCGTGACCTTCCATCCTGATCCTGACATTTTCGGCTCTCTCAAACTCAAACCCGCACGGCTCTTCAAGATGGCGCGGTCCAAGGCTTTCCTCTTTTCTGGTGTCGAAATCCGCTGGAAAACTGCCATCGAAGACGGTGAAACCCCGGCAGAGGCGAAATTCCACTTTCCCGGTGGCTTGGCTGACTATCTGTCGGAAACCTTCGCAGGGGCCTCAACCTATGCCGAAGCACCCTTTGCCGGATCGGTGTCCTTCGACAAATTCCAGGTGCCCGGCAAGGTCGAATGGGCCATCAACTGGACGCCCGCGCGCGACGGGTTCATTCAATCCTACTGCAACACCGTGCCCACGCCTGAGGGCGGCACGCATGAGGCCGGGTTTTGGGCGGCGATCCTGAAGGGCATCAAGGCCTATGGCGAACTGGTCAGCAACAAAAAAGCCGGGACCATCACGCGCGAAGACCTGATCACGGGGGCGGGGGCGCTGGTCTCCTGCTTTATCCGTGAGCCGGAATTCGTGGGCCAGACCAAGGACCGTCTTGCCACGGTCGAAGCCCAGCGGATGGTCGAAAATTCCGTGCGCGACCATTTCGACAACTGGCTCGCGGCGGATACGAAATCGGCGGGGGCGATCCTTGATTTTCTGGTGTTGAGAGCCGAGGAACGCCTGCGCCGCAGGGCCGAGAAGGAGACACAACGCAAATCTGCCACCAAGAAACTGCGCCTCCCCGGCAAATTGGTGGACTGCAGTTCCTCAACACGCGAGGGCACGGAATTATTCATTGTGGAAGGCGACAGCGCGGGCGGCTCGGCTAAAATGGCCCGGGATCGCAAGACACAGGCCCTTCTGCCCCTGCGCGGTAAGATCCTGAACGTGCTGGGGGCGGCGTCCTCCAAACTGGGCACCAACGCCGAGATCAGCGACCTCACCCAAGCGCTTGGCGTTGGCCTTGGCACGCGGTTCAACATTGACGATCTGCGCTATGACAAGATCATCATCATGACCGACGCCGATGTGGACGGCGCGCATATCGCCTCACTTTTGATGACCTTCTTCTTCACCCAGATGCGCCCGATGATTGATGCGGGGCATCTCTATCTGGCGTGCCCGCCGCTCTACCGGCTCACGCAGGGGGCCAACCGGGTCTATTGCCTGGATGAGGCCGAGCGCGACGCCTGGCTGGAAAAGGGTTTGGGGGGCAAGGCCAAGATCGACGTCAGCCGCTTCAAGGGCCTGGGGGAAATGGACGCCAAGGATCTCAAGGAAACCACCATGGACCCCAAAACCCGCAAACTCATCCGCGTGACCATCGACGAGGACGAACCGGGGGAGACTGGGGATTTGGTCGAACGCCTCATGGGCAAAAAGCCCGAACTGCGGTTCCAGTATATCCAGGAGAATGCGCGGTTCGTGGAGGAGTTGGATGTTTGAAGACTTTATCTAGTTGGCATTGGTTTAGCTCTCAGCCCGCTCAATGCCTGTAAAATCTCGGGATCAAGAGCCATATCTTTTATATCATGTATCGGTTTTAGGCCGGTTCCCAAAACATGTCCTTTTGGATTTGCTGCAAATCTCGGCGCTAGTTCTCGCAAGTAACGAGGTTCTGTGATCCCAAAGTTTTCTGGGGTTTTGTTCACACATGAATAAATAGCATGTGAAACCATGTCGGCGACGCGGAGTAAATCTTCCTCTCGCTTAGATTTTTTAGTGATGCCAAATGGATTTATAACATCCAGTGATTTTGACTGCTGGTAGATAGGGTTTTCTTTGACACAAGACATATATCGGATCATCGCATCGTAATTGTGGTTCCGTTCCTCAAAGACAATTCTTGGTTCGCTAAGGGACAGATCAATTTGACGGATATAGGCGCCGACTCGTTCGAGAAGGTACTTGGCGCACTTGTTGTAGAATTTGTCAGGCTCCCAATCGATGTCTTCTGCGTAATCACCAAGCGTAGGCTTGTAAGAAATTAGGCCAAAAAAACGAACATGTAGTTTCGAAAGGCTTTTACAGAAATGTAGTTTTTGACTGTGGTTCAAATTGGTTGCATGTTTCCAACGCTTTTGTTTGCCAAAATCGTGTTGCAACTGATCCATGAGCTTTCGGGCCAAGGTCATTGTTGCTGGCTGCATAACCACGGCACCCATCGCAAAGTACTCGCTAGAACCACCCCGTTCACTGCTACGAATCGACGATACGCCTGTATCACCGCTTTCATCAATAAACACTGTGCATGGCATTTTTTAGTGATTTCCTAGATATTCCAATTGCTTGAAGCCCACCGAGTTTCGGCTGTAGATCGGAATCACCTGGGAAATATTCGCATGTAGTGATTGTTAGTCAAAGGAAGCTTGTTCGCAAGCAACTTCCACTGGCACGGTTTGCGCCAACTTGAGTTTAAGTCTTGCGCGCCGCCTCGCGATCGCCAGCCGCTTCGCCATCCCGCGGTCTGGCTATCGCTCGGCGCTCGCCCTCTTCCCCGTCATCCTCGGGCTTGACCCGAGGACCTCTGTGACCAAAAGATCCCGGATCAAGTCCGGGATGACGTCCAATCCCCTCCGTAGGGCGGGGTTTCACCCCGCCACCCCCCACTCCCATTGCCGGGGTGAACCCCGGCCTACCGCAAAATGTTGCGCGCACGGGGCTTAAACACATCCGTTTTTACCCGATTCCCCCATCCGCACCGACGTGATACCGACGCAATACCGACGTGAAACCGATGTGGCAAAATCGCTCAAAATCCC
This window harbors:
- a CDS encoding DUF2783 domain-containing protein; protein product: MSTLITTPNLKNADDIYAMLLAAHEDLSLEDSTALNARLVLLLVNHIGDAGVIEEALEIAKQG
- a CDS encoding fasciclin domain-containing protein, translated to MNRRGLIKSFAAVGLVSAVGACAQTETGDDIVDIAASNPDFSTLVAALQAADLVETLKGPGPFTVFAPTNAAFDALPAGTVETLLLPENKDQLVNILTYHVVPGAITSDQVIGQKLDVATVQGDTVRVNGTGGKYGAAVRVNDANVTSADIIATNGVIHVIDKVLLP
- a CDS encoding VOC family protein codes for the protein MKLTLHHINLSTEKVEAMDAFYRDVMQLDRAESDLPALKNDEDVYTGDVAFLEDGHVHLHVARKDVEAGFRTGQIVNPVSHGHIAYRCDDLEAFKAHLEAQGVAYSDWGESAVKGWHQIYFYDPDGNVIEVHQVVE
- a CDS encoding HpcH/HpaI aldolase family protein; amino-acid sequence: MPAPENPFKKALAAGDMLYGCWAGFADAYATEILGTAGFDWLVLDGEHAPNDVRSLSVQIQALQGSASHPVVRVPIGEDWIIKQVLDAGAQSLLVPMVDTAEQTQALVKAMRYPPEGVRGSGAALARASGFGAIPDYITTANDQMCLIVQIESRAALENLDAICAIDGVDAAFIGPSDLANDMGYRGDATQPEVMDAMQDALARIKASGKAPGILAVDQDTALMYRDWGGQMLAVGIDVLLFAQSARALAAKWRDG
- a CDS encoding glucokinase; amino-acid sequence: MAEHLLIDLGGTHCRVGLALQNKLDPETVQRFAIDPFEDLSQLLQTYLADKPRGRIHAICAGVAGPVRDGSAQLTNHNWFIDATTLQRSTGIPDIHLLNDLQAQAYALDDLHEDALQTLVKGMPEPGGPRLVLGLGTGCNIAVAHQQKDRVFVPASESGHTTLPDAPGFRPLFDALYKQAGHLPIEAALSGSGLTRIHAFFSGETLTPSQIIAAQPRKTLQCFVSLLGLVASNLCLSHMATGGLYLIGGTARAIAPFLKPMGFTDTFHPRGPYTDILKRIPVTVIHDDNAALLGCARYLSQKE
- a CDS encoding DNA-3-methyladenine glycosylase I, with protein sequence MRSFQEIFDISAERHGGTDALDAMLGKPKTPEELAKIPEDRWLAEMSKYIFATGLNWTVIEKKWPGFEEAFHGFDLGRCAFMDDGMFDNLLQDTRIVRHGAKIQSVRDNAAFLLELREEGGVGHVLGGWPTDAFADLLEMLKKRGSRLGGMTGAYSMRMLGRDSYILSKDVVARLIAEGVVDKAPGSKSSMKAVQAAFNAWMDQSGRSLTEISRVLALSTG
- the parE gene encoding DNA topoisomerase IV subunit B, with protein sequence MADDLLTAPGSGDYDASSIQVLEDMEHVRLRPGMYIGGKDDRALHHMVAEIIDNSMDEAVAGHATWIEVELHENGHVSVRDNGRGIPTDPHPKDPSKTALEIIFCTLNAGGKFSGDSYQTSGGLHGVGSSVVNALSDHLRVEVARNKELFAMEFSRGLPQGPLEKVGAAPNRRGTAVTFHPDPDIFGSLKLKPARLFKMARSKAFLFSGVEIRWKTAIEDGETPAEAKFHFPGGLADYLSETFAGASTYAEAPFAGSVSFDKFQVPGKVEWAINWTPARDGFIQSYCNTVPTPEGGTHEAGFWAAILKGIKAYGELVSNKKAGTITREDLITGAGALVSCFIREPEFVGQTKDRLATVEAQRMVENSVRDHFDNWLAADTKSAGAILDFLVLRAEERLRRRAEKETQRKSATKKLRLPGKLVDCSSSTREGTELFIVEGDSAGGSAKMARDRKTQALLPLRGKILNVLGAASSKLGTNAEISDLTQALGVGLGTRFNIDDLRYDKIIIMTDADVDGAHIASLLMTFFFTQMRPMIDAGHLYLACPPLYRLTQGANRVYCLDEAERDAWLEKGLGGKAKIDVSRFKGLGEMDAKDLKETTMDPKTRKLIRVTIDEDEPGETGDLVERLMGKKPELRFQYIQENARFVEELDV
- a CDS encoding DUF3800 domain-containing protein yields the protein MFIDESGDTGVSSIRSSERGGSSEYFAMGAVVMQPATMTLARKLMDQLQHDFGKQKRWKHATNLNHSQKLHFCKSLSKLHVRFFGLISYKPTLGDYAEDIDWEPDKFYNKCAKYLLERVGAYIRQIDLSLSEPRIVFEERNHNYDAMIRYMSCVKENPIYQQSKSLDVINPFGITKKSKREEDLLRVADMVSHAIYSCVNKTPENFGITEPRYLRELAPRFAANPKGHVLGTGLKPIHDIKDMALDPEILQALSGLRAKPMPTR